The Niallia alba genome includes a window with the following:
- a CDS encoding acetylornithine transaminase produces the protein MSHLFPTYSKWELEPESAKGSYLYCKDGGVYLDFTSGIGVCNLGHCHPEVKESVEQQLNKFWHISNLFPIDLQEKTAEILTNASGLDLVFFANSGAEANEAAIKLARKATGKTKILTFHQSFHGRTFATMSATGQDKIKQGYGPMLDKFEYVPFNDLQALEQQLTEEVAAVMLEVVQGEGGIYVASKEFLQGVEVLCKEKGALLLIDEIQTGIGRTGKAFAFQHFGIKPDIISVAKGMANGIPTGAIVADGRLKEFFGPGSHGTTFGGNPIAMAAATKTMEIIFQPTFLEEVQTKSEWIFSLLKQKLSGNQLVKDIRGLGLMIGIELDMPVVSILEELRKEGLIVLNAGEKVIRLLPSLNTPKEDIERAIAILEKNLNIHAKLTI, from the coding sequence ATGAGTCATTTATTCCCCACCTATTCAAAATGGGAGCTGGAGCCAGAATCAGCAAAAGGCAGCTACTTATACTGTAAAGATGGTGGTGTGTATTTAGATTTTACTTCAGGAATAGGAGTATGTAATTTAGGTCATTGTCACCCAGAAGTAAAAGAGTCTGTTGAACAACAATTAAATAAATTTTGGCACATTTCGAATCTTTTTCCAATAGATCTGCAAGAAAAGACAGCGGAAATATTGACAAATGCATCTGGATTAGATCTTGTTTTCTTTGCAAATAGTGGTGCTGAGGCAAACGAGGCAGCAATTAAGCTTGCGCGCAAGGCAACAGGAAAAACGAAAATCCTTACATTCCACCAATCCTTTCATGGTAGAACATTTGCGACAATGTCAGCAACAGGTCAGGATAAAATTAAGCAAGGGTACGGTCCGATGCTGGATAAATTTGAGTATGTTCCATTTAATGATTTACAAGCATTAGAACAACAATTAACAGAAGAGGTAGCTGCGGTAATGCTCGAGGTAGTTCAAGGAGAAGGCGGTATATATGTTGCTTCAAAAGAGTTTCTTCAAGGAGTAGAAGTGCTTTGTAAAGAAAAGGGTGCTTTATTGTTAATTGATGAAATTCAAACGGGAATTGGTAGAACAGGAAAAGCATTTGCCTTTCAGCACTTTGGAATTAAACCAGATATTATCAGTGTGGCAAAAGGAATGGCAAACGGAATCCCAACAGGTGCTATCGTTGCAGACGGGAGATTAAAGGAATTTTTTGGTCCCGGCAGTCATGGAACAACATTTGGAGGAAATCCAATAGCCATGGCAGCAGCTACTAAAACAATGGAAATAATCTTTCAACCCACTTTCTTAGAAGAGGTACAAACGAAAAGCGAATGGATTTTTAGTCTTCTAAAGCAAAAACTGTCTGGAAATCAACTAGTAAAGGATATTCGAGGATTAGGACTAATGATCGGAATTGAATTAGATATGCCTGTAGTTTCCATTTTAGAAGAATTGAGAAAAGAAGGATTAATCGTTTTAAATGCTGGAGAAAAGGTTATACGACTATTACCAAGTCTTAATACCCCAAAGGAAGATATAGAAAGAGCAATAGCCATTTTAGAGAAAAATTTAAATATTCATGCAAAATTAACGATCTGA
- a CDS encoding carbamoyl phosphate synthase small subunit: MEGYLHLNNGVKYKGDFVTNGVVREIKGEIVFFTGMTGYQEVLTDPSYKDQIIVFTYPLIGNYGINKEDFESKKPHVAGVIVYEANSDAYHYQAEYSLQDYLNKWNIPMLGHVDTRSIVKNIRQSGSMPAVITEEKEISVHTFSLKEDVKVAKVSEMKFQTYGQGKYHIVLVDFGKKESMLTALLERDCKVTVVPYDTEFTRIKSLQPDGILLSNGPGDPKELISILPTIKGLIKHYPTLGICLGHQLAALALGAETTKLSFGHRGANHPVMDRKKKKVIMSSQNHSYVVKEESLLTTGCEARFYNLHDGSVEGLSHSIYPLQTVQFHPEANPGPSEGCYIFDEFIENVKANNGRVFAYA, translated from the coding sequence ATGGAAGGTTATCTTCACTTAAACAATGGTGTGAAATATAAAGGTGATTTTGTTACAAATGGCGTTGTCAGAGAAATAAAGGGAGAAATCGTATTTTTTACTGGAATGACTGGGTATCAGGAAGTACTAACAGACCCATCTTATAAAGATCAAATTATTGTCTTTACGTACCCGTTAATCGGAAACTATGGCATTAATAAGGAAGATTTTGAGAGTAAAAAGCCTCACGTAGCTGGTGTTATTGTTTATGAAGCGAATAGTGACGCATATCATTATCAAGCTGAATATTCATTACAAGATTATTTGAATAAATGGAATATCCCGATGTTAGGCCATGTAGATACTCGCTCCATTGTAAAAAATATTAGACAATCAGGTTCCATGCCGGCCGTTATAACGGAAGAAAAAGAAATTTCAGTCCATACATTCTCTTTAAAGGAAGATGTCAAAGTAGCGAAAGTTTCAGAAATGAAATTTCAGACGTATGGACAGGGGAAATATCATATAGTCCTTGTTGATTTTGGCAAAAAGGAAAGTATGTTAACAGCATTATTAGAGCGTGATTGTAAAGTAACAGTCGTTCCATATGATACAGAATTTACACGTATTAAATCACTGCAGCCTGATGGCATTCTTTTATCAAATGGGCCTGGGGATCCAAAGGAATTAATAAGCATTCTACCAACGATTAAAGGGTTGATTAAGCATTATCCAACTCTTGGTATTTGTTTAGGACATCAACTTGCTGCATTAGCTCTAGGAGCAGAAACTACGAAACTATCATTCGGACATCGAGGAGCGAATCATCCTGTGATGGATCGCAAAAAAAAGAAGGTGATTATGTCCTCGCAGAATCATAGTTACGTAGTGAAAGAAGAAAGCTTGCTTACTACTGGCTGTGAAGCGAGATTTTATAATCTTCACGATGGTTCGGTTGAGGGACTATCTCACAGCATTTATCCATTACAAACTGTACAGTTCCATCCAGAAGCAAATCCAGGCCCTTCAGAAGGGTGTTATATATTTGATGAATTTATAGAAAATGTTAAAGCAAATAATGGGAGAGTTTTTGCATATGCCTAA
- the argB gene encoding acetylglutamate kinase produces MKTIVIKCGGSVIDQLTPEFFTSLKMLKNNGYQLVFIHGGGPDINEMLDHFQVKATFHNGLRKTTKEALEIVEMVLSGKTNRKLVQLLREHDLSGIGLNGTDDNCISASLIDEEKLGLVGAVSEVNIRLISSLLEKNLIPVITPLGITEDGRKLNINADYVASAVAKYLHAEQCLFVTDVAGILINGEFQSVMEQEEINHFIEVGQISGGMIPKVTSAIAALESGLNSVMIVSGKKQFFDGQELLGTRIVVKEGIVE; encoded by the coding sequence ATGAAAACCATTGTTATAAAATGTGGTGGCAGTGTAATTGATCAGCTTACACCAGAATTTTTTACTAGTTTGAAAATGTTAAAGAATAATGGCTATCAACTTGTTTTCATACATGGAGGTGGTCCTGACATTAATGAAATGCTTGATCATTTTCAAGTGAAAGCGACCTTTCATAATGGACTTCGTAAAACGACGAAAGAGGCGTTGGAAATAGTTGAAATGGTCCTTTCAGGCAAAACCAATCGTAAGCTTGTTCAGTTATTAAGGGAGCATGACTTAAGCGGGATTGGACTTAATGGGACAGATGATAATTGTATTAGTGCTTCTCTGATTGATGAAGAAAAGCTTGGACTGGTAGGTGCGGTTTCTGAAGTTAATATAAGGTTAATTTCTTCTTTATTAGAGAAAAATTTAATCCCAGTAATAACTCCATTAGGAATTACAGAGGACGGTAGAAAATTAAATATAAATGCAGATTATGTAGCCTCAGCAGTTGCTAAGTATTTACACGCAGAACAATGCCTCTTTGTAACAGATGTAGCAGGGATTTTAATAAATGGCGAGTTTCAATCAGTAATGGAGCAAGAGGAAATTAATCATTTTATCGAAGTCGGGCAGATCAGTGGGGGAATGATCCCAAAGGTTACCTCTGCCATAGCTGCACTAGAAAGTGGACTAAATAGTGTAATGATTGTATCAGGGAAAAAACAGTTTTTTGATGGTCAAGAATTACTTGGAACAAGAATCGTTGTGAAAGAAGGGATTGTAGAATGA
- the argJ gene encoding bifunctional ornithine acetyltransferase/N-acetylglutamate synthase translates to MQVINNIHQHSSHIEEIKQGSIVTPIGFRAAGVHAGLRYNKKDIGAIVSEVPANCAAVYTTSHFQAAPLKVTQESIAKEKQIQAVVVNSACANACTGEQGLNDAYQMRKIMANHLHIKEEYVAVSSTGVIGEYLQMDKIEKGINQFIFDSTLEHAEAFQEAILTTDTVMKKCCYSASIAGVTVTMGGTAKGSGMIHPNMATMLGFITTDVNISSEILQDSLSKVIPTTFNQITVDGDTSTNDTVLVMANGMAKNEALTEEHPDYPIFLELLSATCESLAKQIAKDGEGATKLIEVKVSGSKDDEEARAIAKQIVGSNLVKTAIYGSDANWGRIITAIGQTNTAVNPASVDIAIGNIVMLKESEPQSFSEQVAINYLNQDFIQIFVDLHNGKGEGKAWGCDLSYDYVKINASYRT, encoded by the coding sequence GTGCAGGTTATTAACAATATTCATCAGCATTCATCTCATATTGAAGAAATCAAACAAGGAAGTATCGTTACTCCAATTGGCTTTCGAGCTGCAGGAGTACATGCCGGACTTCGATATAACAAGAAAGATATTGGTGCAATTGTGAGTGAAGTTCCCGCAAATTGCGCCGCTGTGTATACGACAAGTCACTTTCAAGCTGCACCGTTAAAAGTAACGCAAGAATCGATAGCAAAGGAAAAACAAATTCAGGCAGTGGTAGTAAACAGTGCCTGTGCAAATGCATGTACAGGAGAACAAGGCTTAAATGATGCATATCAAATGAGAAAGATAATGGCAAACCATCTTCACATAAAGGAAGAATATGTTGCTGTATCTTCAACTGGTGTCATTGGCGAATACCTGCAAATGGATAAAATCGAAAAAGGAATTAACCAATTTATCTTTGATTCTACCCTGGAACATGCTGAAGCATTTCAAGAGGCAATTTTGACTACTGACACAGTTATGAAAAAATGCTGCTATTCCGCTAGTATTGCTGGAGTAACCGTAACGATGGGAGGAACGGCAAAAGGTTCTGGAATGATTCATCCTAATATGGCAACGATGCTTGGATTTATAACGACAGATGTAAATATCTCGTCGGAAATTCTTCAAGACTCTTTAAGTAAAGTTATTCCTACTACCTTTAATCAAATTACAGTAGATGGAGATACTTCTACAAATGATACAGTGTTAGTCATGGCAAATGGAATGGCGAAAAACGAAGCTCTTACAGAAGAGCATCCTGATTATCCGATCTTTTTAGAGTTACTTTCTGCTACTTGTGAGAGTCTTGCCAAGCAAATTGCAAAAGATGGAGAAGGAGCTACAAAGCTAATAGAAGTAAAAGTTTCAGGTAGTAAAGATGATGAGGAAGCACGTGCTATTGCCAAGCAAATTGTTGGTTCCAATTTAGTGAAAACAGCAATTTATGGATCAGATGCAAACTGGGGAAGAATTATTACAGCTATTGGTCAAACAAATACAGCAGTTAACCCTGCTAGTGTTGATATTGCAATTGGAAATATCGTGATGCTTAAGGAAAGTGAACCACAATCCTTTTCAGAACAAGTTGCAATCAATTATTTAAATCAGGATTTTATTCAGATTTTTGTTGATTTGCATAATGGAAAAGGAGAAGGAAAAGCGTGGGGCTGCGATTTATCTTATGACTATGTAAAGATAAACGCAAGCTACAGAACTTGA